In a genomic window of Schistocerca gregaria isolate iqSchGreg1 chromosome 5, iqSchGreg1.2, whole genome shotgun sequence:
- the LOC126271917 gene encoding uncharacterized protein LOC126271917, which translates to MATEAQRLISISLTKIAQSRAQRGGVSLHKNLLVATVLQKARYVFMEEAYHMVHSTGGIYTATVSSAQQQNQASYEQNYDDDSSQVSLSPEATTDPIHSEDSEGSSSDSPLQEFLDQSCIRCTDSAVASSEEDNKENHAPSHCQTPVSPHTVTDSPTYFDLDNTSRSEDNKVFRDRSNNASQPSSSRCLKRRRAVAEWETEEAVSSILPKKAKTTECSDTEGDDSVFIDDAVLFTECGVSDADSDDAEDTARTTMEIDTITSLVSIFSFGGLAASDMSAAGGVAKLTRSMSTPDLCSAQAKEGVDVLQQRPFLAMTV; encoded by the coding sequence ATGGCAACAGAAGCTCAAAGACTAATCAGCATTTCGCTGACGAAGATTGCACAGTCGAGAGCGCAGCGTGGGGGAGTTAGCCTACACAAAAATTTGCTTGTTGCGACTGTCCTGCAGAAGGCTCGTTACGTCTTCATGGAGGAGGCGTATCACATGGTGCATTCAACAGGCGGTATTTACACGGCTACGGTTTCGAGTGCCCAGCAGCAGAATCAAGCAAGTTACGAGCAAAATTACGACGACGACAGCAGTCAGGTGAGTCTGTCACCAGAAGCTACTACAGACCCCATCCATTCAGAAGACAGCGAAGGATCGTCGAGTGACAGCCCTCTGCAAGAGTTCCTTGACCAGTCGTGCATACGTTGCACGGATTCGGCAGTGGCGTCGAGTGAAGAAGATAACAAGGAGAACCACGCGCCTTCTCATTGTCAGACCCCAGTGTCACCACATACTGTTACAGATTCTCCCACGTATTTCGATTTAGACAATACATCTCGCAGTGAAGACAACAAAGTGTTCAGGGACAGATCTAATAATGCGTCACAACCCTCTTCCAGTAGGTGCCTCAAGAGGAGACGGGCCGTAGCTGAGTGGGAAACGGAAGAGGCGGTGTCTTCAATTTTGCCCAAGAAAGCGAAGACAACGGAGTGCAGTGACACCGAGGGTGACGACTCGGTCTTCATAGACGATGCGGTCTTGTTCACGGAGTGCGGTGTGAGTGACGCGGACAGTGACGATGCAGAAGATACCGCGCGCACAACTATGGAAATTGACACAATCACGAGTTTGGTGTCAATCTTCAGTTTTGGTGGACTGGCGGCGAGTGACATGTCAGCTGCAGGCGGTGTTGCTAAGTTGACGAGGTCTATGTCAACCCCAGATCTGTGTTCGGCGCAAGCAAAGGAAGGAGTAGATGTTCTTCAGCAGAGGCCTTTTCTGGCGATGACGGTGTGA